From one Sciurus carolinensis chromosome 9, mSciCar1.2, whole genome shotgun sequence genomic stretch:
- the Ucn2 gene encoding LOW QUALITY PROTEIN: urocortin-2 (The sequence of the model RefSeq protein was modified relative to this genomic sequence to represent the inferred CDS: inserted 5 bases in 3 codons; deleted 1 base in 1 codon) → MTRWALLVLRSXDVGRVLVVSATPIPAFQLLPQNCPQTTPFPVSSKSPSVTTTGPPATWGFLSSGTPSXGPRIALSLDVPIGLLQILLEQARTRAAXEQAATNARILAHVGRR, encoded by the exons ATGACCCGGTGGGCTCTGCTGGTCCTGAGGTC TGATGTTGGCAGAGTCCTGGTTGTTTCAGCGACCCCAATCCCAGCCTTCCAGCTCCTTCCTCAGAACTGTCCCCAAACCACTCCCTTCCCTGTGTCCTCGAAGAGCCCTTCAGTTACCACCACAGGCCCCCCAGCTACCTGGGGCTTCCTAAGCTCTGGAACCCCGTC TGGACCACGCATTGCCCTCTCGCTGGATGTC CCCATTGGCCTCCTACAGATTTTACTGGAACAGGCCCGGACCAGGGCTG AGGAGCAGGCTGCCACCAACGCTCGCATCCTGGCCCATGTTGGCCGCCGCTAA